One genomic region from Sphingobacterium multivorum encodes:
- a CDS encoding SMP-30/gluconolactonase/LRE family protein encodes MEKNLKEAAVLLHTECLLGEGIVWSKQDNSLYWVDILRKRIYTYPLESKKSAYWELPGYVSKIVPWPDGSGKFLVAMQQGLAIWTKETQDLTVVAELDSMGGQIRTNDGGVDPEGNFWFGTMHMQALPDLGKLMRFRNGLLETVIPAVTIPNGIVWPGDSPYFYFIDTYTREIRRYARHNTGESAGGDGQRYSTLVRVPDELGMPDGMCLGPDGHLWVAHWAGFAVCKWHRETGELLDKISVNAPHVTSCCFGGATGTDLFISTAREGLTEAELQRFPDSGKIFHIACVDNDTYQKL; translated from the coding sequence ATGGAAAAGAATTTAAAAGAAGCAGCAGTCTTACTACATACCGAATGTCTGCTGGGAGAGGGCATAGTTTGGAGCAAGCAGGATAACAGTTTATATTGGGTGGATATTTTGCGCAAGCGTATTTACACTTATCCATTGGAAAGCAAGAAGTCGGCTTACTGGGAATTACCAGGTTATGTGAGCAAAATTGTACCCTGGCCAGATGGATCGGGTAAATTTCTTGTGGCCATGCAGCAAGGGCTGGCCATTTGGACAAAGGAAACGCAAGATTTGACGGTCGTAGCTGAGCTAGATTCTATGGGGGGACAAATCCGTACCAATGACGGTGGAGTAGATCCCGAGGGTAATTTTTGGTTCGGAACGATGCACATGCAAGCTTTGCCGGATCTGGGGAAGCTTATGCGTTTCCGCAACGGGCTTTTGGAGACTGTTATTCCGGCAGTGACGATTCCCAATGGTATCGTATGGCCCGGCGATAGCCCCTATTTTTATTTTATCGATACTTATACCCGCGAAATCCGTCGTTATGCTAGGCATAATACAGGGGAATCGGCGGGAGGAGATGGACAGCGCTACAGTACATTAGTACGCGTACCCGATGAGCTGGGCATGCCTGATGGCATGTGCTTAGGACCCGATGGACATCTTTGGGTAGCGCATTGGGCCGGGTTTGCGGTTTGCAAGTGGCACAGGGAGACGGGCGAGCTGTTGGATAAAATAAGTGTGAACGCACCGCATGTGACTTCTTGTTGTTTTGGCGGCGCCACTGGCACAGACCTATTTATCAGTACTGCTAGGGAAGGACTTACGGAGGCTGAATTGCAGCGCTTTCCAGATAGTGGCAAAATATTTCACATTGCCTGCGTGGATAACGATACGTACCAAAAACTATAA
- a CDS encoding SDR family NAD(P)-dependent oxidoreductase, with protein sequence MAFTIDLTDKVVLITGGISGIGLGASLQFAAAGATVIACAELAVDDPAVASFFAAMEPYRQRTFYYSADVSNETAIQELTVLLQEEHGRLDVLLSNAGQNVFKGLDDCTLADWNHNNSLNLASHWLLARALKPLLAQASPGVIIVMASNHAYASIPGCFPYNVTKGALLSLVKAMAIEWGPAIRTVGLAPGFIDTPGNKKWFDSFPDADAERQKTVDRHPVKKLGTTEEIGGWCVFLSSTYASFASGSTYLIDGGRSALLQED encoded by the coding sequence ATGGCATTTACAATTGATTTAACAGATAAGGTCGTCCTGATCACAGGCGGAATTTCGGGCATTGGGCTGGGAGCGAGTCTGCAATTTGCTGCGGCAGGTGCGACCGTGATAGCCTGTGCTGAATTGGCGGTCGATGATCCGGCAGTGGCTTCCTTTTTTGCTGCAATGGAACCTTATCGGCAACGAACGTTCTATTATTCGGCTGACGTGTCCAATGAGACTGCTATTCAGGAATTGACTGTGCTCCTTCAAGAGGAGCATGGCCGTTTGGATGTACTGTTATCGAATGCAGGGCAGAATGTGTTCAAAGGCTTGGATGATTGTACGTTGGCAGATTGGAATCATAATAATAGCTTAAATCTGGCATCCCATTGGTTGCTGGCACGGGCTTTAAAACCGCTCTTGGCTCAAGCTTCACCGGGGGTGATTATTGTAATGGCCTCCAACCATGCTTATGCTTCCATCCCAGGTTGCTTTCCTTATAATGTAACCAAGGGGGCGCTCCTTTCACTGGTTAAGGCCATGGCTATCGAATGGGGACCAGCGATCCGTACGGTCGGACTTGCACCGGGGTTTATCGATACACCGGGTAATAAAAAATGGTTTGACAGTTTTCCGGATGCTGATGCCGAAAGACAAAAGACGGTTGATCGGCATCCTGTCAAAAAATTAGGTACGACAGAAGAGATCGGTGGTTGGTGTGTTTTTCTTTCCAGTACCTACGCGTCCTTTGCAAGTGGAAGTACCTATTTAATTGATGGCGGAAGAAGTGCACTATTGCAAGAGGATTAA